GTAAGACCAATCTTAAGAATGAAGTGGATTCATAGagcatttatttttctagCTTTATCAACGTGGATTCTTTTGATAGGTCACTGGGATTTACAGGGCCATGAGTGTGAGAGTTGGACCAACACAGAGATCTGTAAAATCATTATTCAAGGTGCACCTTTTGTACATTTTCTCAAAAATAGAATCGAACTTGTTAGTTGTGCTGAAGTCTTAGCCTGACAGcacctttttctcttcttgcAGACTTATATTGACTGTCTTCATATAAAGAAGGCTGACAAGTCAAGAATGGTGGCAGAGGACATGATAGAAGTTGAGAACCGGTTGGGAGGAAACATGAATGATATCTCATTTGATGAAGCAAAGGTATGGATTTTTTGGCATTTATTGGTCCAAATTTCTTGACCATTCATACCTAAAGCACTCACCTTGTTGATTGAAATGCAGGTGGAAGAGTTGAAGGAACTCTCCAAAAAACCTGATATATATGACAGACTAACCAGGTCATTGGCACCTAATATTTGGGAGCTTGATGATGTAAAGAAGGGCCTTCTTTGccaggtatttttttttttacatttctaCTTCTACCCTTTCTTGTCATATTCTGAGCGTTGATTTCTTTTTGTGCAGCTCTTTGGTGGGAGTGCTTTGAAATTGGCATCCGGTGCAAGCTTTCGTGGAGATATTAACATACTTCTTGTTGGTGATCCTGGAACCAGCAAGTCTCAGCTTCTCCAATACATACATAAACTGTCTCCCCGTGGCATTTACACCAGTGGAAGGGGTAGCTCTGCTGTTGGTTTGACTGCTTATGTCACCAAAGATCCTGAAACAGGGGAAACAGTATGATCCTACTGCATTTCATCGCATTTTCTTGACATCCAACTTGTTTGAACTGTGGATAACTTGTGCACATTGGGTTACTTTTTAGGTGTTGGAGAGCGGAGCCTTGGTTTTGAGTGACAGGGGCATATGCTGCATCGATGAATTTGACAAAATGTCTGAAAATGCAAGGAGCATGTTGCATGAGGTTGGTATGCTTTTGAGTTTCATTTCGAAATAGATGTATCTAAGTTCTATTTAATTTGGTAGGCGATGAAAAAGCTGAGGACTTTTAAACTCTGGGGCTTGTATCTATTGcctgtttcctttttttcttctgtgaATATTTGTTCAAATGAAGGAAGAGCAGCATTTTACTCATTGCAACAGAATTTATATATGACACACTGTTATTCTATACGTGAAAAAAATTCCTATCTTTGATGTTTCATCAGTCATATTATTTTACCAATCcaactaatttattttgatggtTTAAGTTTTAATGCTTCTTGTATTTTCTAGGTGATGGAGCAACAAACCGTTTCAATAGCGAAGGCTGGAATTATTGCTTCCCTCAATGCCAGAACTTCAGTATTAGCTTGTGCAAATCCTAGTGGTTCACGTTATAACCCTCGTCTGTCTGTGATTGATAACATACACCTTCCTCCTACTTTGTTATCTAGGTCAGTAAACACTGTTGAATCGTCAACCACATTATTTCTAGAACATTGTATGCATGCACATCTAAATTCAGTACTGCTGAGCTGTTCTGTGATAAATTGTTCATATGAACTAAGGGTGTCGTGAACATAGACACTAAACTAAACGAAACCTTGTAATGCTGAGAAATCATTTCAATCACATCTATGTTGGATTTCTGATGCAACTACTGACtgaaattattttggtttattGGCTTCTCAGATTTGATTTGATCTATTTAATTCTGGATAAGGCTGATGAGCAAACAGATAGGCGCCTTGCTAAGCATATTGTCTCACTACACTTTGACAATCCAGAGGTTTGAGTAACTTGCAATTCTGGTCATACACTGTCTACTTAAATTGATTTATCTTGTTCATCATTCAATTGCACTCCACTTGCAGGGTATTGAGCAGGATTTCTTGGACCTTCATACCTTGACTTCATATGTCAGCTATGCTAGGAAAAATATTCACCCGAAATTGTCAGATGAGGCAGCTGAAGAGTTGACTAGAGGCTATGTTGAACTGAGGAGGAGAGGAAACTTTCCAGGCAGTAGTAAAAAGGTACCTGCATTCAAACATATTCCAACGGAAGGAAATCTGATTGTGTTatcaaattttgttcattgttttatttatggggagagagagggaaagaggGAGGTCTTTTTTCtgaccttttccttttctttgttcaatTGAAATTTATCATTGAATCAACAGGTTATAACAGCTACTCCCCGGCAGATCGAGAGTTTAATACGTCTAAGCGAAGCCCTTGCTCGAATACGTTTCTCAGAATGGGTTAGTAAAGCCCTCTTTTTCCTTATTCATAGTTCATAGTCAGTATGACAGACATAATTTCTAATCATTCAGGTTGAAAAGGGCGATGTCCTTGAGGCGTTCCGCCTTCTCGAAGTTGCAATGCAACAGTCTGCAACAGATCATTCTACAGGTAGTTGTTTGGCATGCCTCTAAATCTCTTCTGAATCCTATACAGTTTCACTTTCACATCTTAACTTCAATCTTCCTTCTTTGCAATAAACTTTCAGGAACCATCGACATGGATCTGATCACCACGGGAGTATCGGCAAGCGAAAGGATGCGAAGGGAGACTATATTATCGGCAACTCGCAACATTATTATGGAGAAAATGCAGCTAGGAGGACCCTCCATGCGCCTGATAGAGGTGTGTTGTTTAACTTCTACTGTACGCAGAAACATTCGTAGTAAGTTGGAAGCTTtgtttctaaatattttccaATTCTCCGGTAGTTACTGGATGAGCTGAAGAAACAGAATCCTGATAATGAAGTCCACCTCAACAATGTATGTTTCCTCTATCTAACAACCACAAATTGTCACATAATAGTTGATCAAATCGTGCTGATGATAATTATGCGTGTTTTCGACAATGCAGCTTAGGAATGCGGTGTCGACGCTTGCAAGTGAAGGATTTGTAGCAATCCATGGTGATAGCATAAAGAGAATATGAGGGAGCGAGCTTGAAGAACATGTCTGGCATGATGAAGAAGCCATGGGTAAACATCCTTACTAACTAGCCATTTTTTAACATCTCACTCAAATGGGTTATTCTTATTGTATAAAATGTCATggttccttttcttccttccctCTGTAACATTATTTATCCGTTGGTTTAATCACTGttaatatagtttttactGCACCTATTAACTTAGCTTAGTGACACGTTCGCCTATTCGAGACTACTGTATATGAATCTAACCCTCCCATATAAAAGCTTATTTCGTCGATGGGACTTTTTCGCCCTCCCCGACGTGCCCCGTGTCTCTAAGCCAAATTGTCATCAATTACTTCAAATCCCCCAAAAAGTAACCAAATCATTTTGGCCTAAGCTAAAAGTAGCTTCATACACATGCTTGTTTAATATGGAAtagtctatatatatatatatgcatgtatatttatcttttaagggtattaaaatgttaaaaagtaattttaaaataattttacaagTTCTAgacctattttttttaattgtaaagatgttttttaaataattttttttaaaattaatggtattgttattattattattaggctaaactaataaaaatactcataaattttaaataatttcaataatattcttaaactttaaaaaaatataaaaaacacatttatcgttagttttggatgaaggtcattagtattttgtttcatagatacggttgaattttaaaagattatctatctttttaatttttttaatgttgctTTCAAAAGTTagtgaatattttttaatgtgatattaatagttaaaagatatttttatttttttttaaaaagttcaaaacaattttgtagagtaataatattttatttaaggagattaataaaatttaaaaatttaaagttatttattaaatactttgAAAGTTGTTATTTTTCCAACCACTTTAAAGTAAAAGAACAtagtttgaaataaattattaatagtttcgaaaaaaagatatttgatttttttttttaatttaaagttattttttaaagtttaaaaatattattaaaatcttaaaacattttacttagttttaagaatatttatgagataaagtttaatatttaaaattatttttattaatttagcaaaaaaaaaaataaaaaaaaaaaataaaaagtgattCAGAATAAAAATGTGAATCCGGGGATATAAAAGGCGCAGAAATTGATTGGGACACGAATATAtcgaaataacaataatttaggggcaaaaaagggaaaaagaaaaatccaaataaaaaaaaacaaaacaggtGGAATCATGTTTACGTGTATGCATCCAAGCCCATCTCTCCCCttttccttcatcttcttcttcttcttccagaTTCCTCCCTGCTCTGTTCTTCTCAATCCCATCAAGATTCACTCATCAGGGCCCTCAAGATTACCATTGGAGTAGGGTCTTCGAACCAGCTATGGGCGATACTCGAGGTGGCTGCTGTCCATCCATGGATCTGTTCCGCTCCGAGCCGATGCAGCTGGTGCAGCTCATCATTCCCATCGAGGCTGCGCATCGCACCATTTCCTACCTTGGTGATCTCGGTCTTCTCCAGTTCAAAGATGTTTGTGCACCTTCCTAATCTTCTActtctttgatttttgttttttgattcTTGGTTTGCTTGGGAGAAATGCCTGGTTGCTTGGATTGTGTAATTTGGCTGTtcgtttgtttttgttggtcTTCAATCATGAGGCTGAGCTGCGTGTTCTTTCTTGATGTTTCGATTGATCTTGATTGctactttttttagtttattgtgATTAACTGTGATGTTGGTATGTTGTGATGAAGTAAATTCTCTTGAATTTGTTGCAACTCGTGGtgattttaattacttttttcgGGTTGAGATATCTTCACGCTTCGTTTGCTTAATTACTCATACAGTAACTATGTGGTTGTTGGTCGACATCTTTTATCTCATGGACTTGTCGAAATAGGGCTTGATAGTTAGTGAAAATGGGAGGCTTAGGAACTGTAAAATCCCTTCAAAGGTTGAACATAGCTTAGTATTCTGCAGTTCAAAATTCCTACTGTCTTGGTCTATCTATTTAGAGTATATAGCTCTTAAACTTTATGATGATAAAATATTGAAGTTTCGTGTGATTGTTTCAAATTCCAAGCACTTGTAGATTGGGGTTCAAAATTCTTGTAGAGCATTTGGaggaatttaaaaaagaaaacatggaGGGTCTAAGTCGATATCATATGGTATACAATCACAGGAGGTTTGAAAATTTCCCAATATAAGCCATAAGAAGTCAGCTTTTCGTTACTTCTTaatctctttttaatttttttgagaaaGAACACTCTTTCTGTGCACGACTattccaaatattaaaatcaaactcaatgaaacctttttcttaattatacCCGTGATGTTTGGTCTCCTatctttttttgtaattatgcTCAACATGTAATTAACTAGAATCAGGATGCATATTTTAAGCTCCTTTTGGAAACTAACTTTTGTTTGCATCACTTCGtcaataacaattttctcATGATTAAAAAGAGActgaataaattaattgaagtaCTAGGGTTGATGTGGTTAACTGTACGTGCTGCTGATGTGGtcatttccaaaatttttagCTTTAAGGACAGGATTTTGCCACCTTGGATGAAACGTAAGGTGCTAGTCTTGTGTCCGATCCTTGTATTGCAGGAATATAGATATTATTCATATCATActgttatttttcttatgaaagatattttttgtaatattatgtCACATGTATTTTTGATggaacatattttttaattttatgagttATTACTAGAGTTGTGCATGTGTACCAGATTCCTGCTGTTCTCTTCTCTGTCGAAATAGTAAACTTGTATTTCTCATGTAGTCATTTCCAAAATTGATATTTAGCATGCCGATAACTCTTGGTTCTTCTATAACTCCTGACCACCCAATGTATTAATTCTTCCAGCTCAATGTTGAGAAAAGCCCGTTCCAGCGTACTTATGCTGCACAGGTATGTCTTGACTCATGTTCCAAAAGACCATTTTATTTGCTGCATTTGTTTCTAGTTTTTACcctataaaacaaataaaaacttatGTGATGTAAAAAGAGCCCCCTTTTATAACTACAGTTTATCTTCTCTTGTATAGAATTTCATCaatgtttaatttcatccaTTCAATGAAATGATTTGTTTCCTACAGTTTGAGatctttatttctctttctctgttgCACTTACCTTCCTTATTCTTGTTTCTAACAAGATCAAAAGATGTGGAGAGATGGCACGCAAATTGCATTTTTTCAAGGAACAGATGTTGAAGGCTGGATTGTCAAGCAAAAGTTCTGTGTCACAAGTTGATATCAGTATAGATGACCTTGAGGTATcatacaattttattaatagcTAAACTGGTTTCTGGTGTTTCGTGTCttgattgtttattttttttttatcgcaTTATAGGTTAAACTTGGTGAGCTTGAGGCAGAACTGGTTGAGATAAATGCTAATAGTGAGAAGCTACAGCGTTCCTACAATGAACTTGTGGAGTACAAGCTTGTTCTGCAGAAGGTAAATCCTTCTAAACTTTGACCTAGAAAACTTGCAGTTATTTCACTTTAAATCACGTGATGCAAGAAAATAGTCATATTACCAGCCCTTTATGGTGTGTTATTCATGGTAATAATACTCTTGGAATTTTTGGGATATGATAAATACTGTGATAAGTTAGATTTCATTTGTTCCTAGAGCAGTAAAGTTATTCTATTGGCGTTCTGAAAAGTAACACAAGTTTTTAGCTGCTTTTGGCCTGAAGTTTTTGAGTTGGCAAAGTTGGACACTTTCTGTCCTCACAAAaggaataaagaaagaagtgAAGGACATATCAACTCCTTAGATAGGGATTTATCATCGCTGTGCAGTGTACTTGTTTTCAATTAATAGATTATAAAGTGTCCAACTTCAATTAATAGATTGTTTagtttttaccttttttgaatttataatgGAGTAGCATTACGATTGCATGTTTCAtgtttacattaatttttatttagtagGTATTCTACCTCATTAAATTGGTCATTTTTCTGTTCAACATATGAGTTAAAAGTTGATGAATTTCCTTTTGTCAGGCTGGTGAGTTTTTCAGTTCAGCGCAAAGCAGTGCCGTAGAGCAGCAAAGAGAATTTGAATCTAGGCGAGTTGGTGGAGATTCAATAGAAGTTCCATTGTTGTTGGAACAAGTACAATTTTGAAAGTCTCTTTTCAAGTTTAACCGATCTTGTATTTTTACATGGTCTAACTTCATTTGCCTTATGATGAAGGAATCATCTGCGGATCAGTCGAAGCCAGTTAATTTGGGATTTCTCTCTGGTCTTGTTCCTCGGGAAAAGTCTATGGCATTTGAGAGGATACTATTTCGTGCAACCAGGGGCAATGTGTTTCTGAAGCAGGCTGCAGTTGACGATCCTGTTCCAGATCCCATTTCTGGAGAGAAGgtaaagttttgaaataaCACCGGTGTAaattcttttactatttttttattgtaa
This sequence is a window from Cucurbita pepo subsp. pepo cultivar mu-cu-16 chromosome LG04, ASM280686v2, whole genome shotgun sequence. Protein-coding genes within it:
- the LOC111792253 gene encoding DNA replication licensing factor MCM4-like, encoding MASDSSPVNFNTGPSSPDDSFSSPIGNTVSSSGDGYRRRSRRRSSTPSEFATPPRQRSRLASSETSPTATEPRSRRKGGGRRASGSRATPVAATPTSTDDIPPSTEPGDGDDMDEDHPTFVWGTNISVEDVKGAIIRFLRHFRDRQASQSEGDFHTEGKYADAIKRVLEIEGDSLDVDAQDVFNYDADLYTKMVRYPLEVLAIFDIVLMEMVPQINPLFEKHIQTRIFNLRTSTSMRNLNPSDIERMVSLKGMIIRCSSIIPEIREAIFRCLVCGYYTDPVAIERGRISEPIICLKEECQARNSMTLVHNRCRFADKQIVRLQETPDEIPEGGTPHTVSLLMHDKLVDTAKPGDRVEVTGIYRAMSVRVGPTQRSVKSLFKTYIDCLHIKKADKSRMVAEDMIEVENRLGGNMNDISFDEAKVEELKELSKKPDIYDRLTRSLAPNIWELDDVKKGLLCQLFGGSALKLASGASFRGDINILLVGDPGTSKSQLLQYIHKLSPRGIYTSGRGSSAVGLTAYVTKDPETGETVLESGALVLSDRGICCIDEFDKMSENARSMLHEVMEQQTVSIAKAGIIASLNARTSVLACANPSGSRYNPRLSVIDNIHLPPTLLSRFDLIYLILDKADEQTDRRLAKHIVSLHFDNPEGIEQDFLDLHTLTSYVSYARKNIHPKLSDEAAEELTRGYVELRRRGNFPGSSKKVITATPRQIESLIRLSEALARIRFSEWVEKGDVLEAFRLLEVAMQQSATDHSTGTIDMDLITTGVSASERMRRETILSATRNIIMEKMQLGGPSMRLIELLDELKKQNPDNEVHLNNLRNAVSTLASEGFVAIHGDSIKRI